A window from Xiphophorus maculatus strain JP 163 A chromosome 17, X_maculatus-5.0-male, whole genome shotgun sequence encodes these proteins:
- the osbpl8 gene encoding oxysterol-binding protein-related protein 8 isoform X5: protein MMKEEGLLNRRRFSTCGGTASLRPPHPDGRKLIRNASFGGYNELSPISLPGFERVKEDLLPLPLKEDSNSISKSKSETKLYNGSDKDVPASGGKLTKKESLKVQKKNYREEKKRATKELLSTITDPSVIVMADWLKIRGTLKSWTKLWCVLKPGVLLIYKTHKNGQWVGTVLLNACELIERPSKKDGFCFKLFHPLEQSIWAVKGPKGEAVGSITQPLPSSHLIFRAASESDGRCWMDALELALKCSSLLKRTMIREGKEDMSTVSAGGEHSINFYSLLRAHNMQGFQFNDSDHLKDPDLYSDKSDREGEQDHEESDPEGLEESDSDTSERQDDSYIDLDPNEHLRETPYMEQSHEELGEAGEAAQTETVSEENKSLIWTLLKQVRPGMDLSKVVLPTFILEPRSFLDKLSDYYYHADFLSEAAVEENAYNRMKKVVKWYISGFYKKPKGLKKPYNPIIGETYRCMWLHQKTNSKTFYIAEQVSHHPPVSAFYVSNRKDGFCLSGSILAKSKFYGNSLSAILDGEARLTFLNRGEDYVMNMPYAHCKGILYGTMTLELGGQITIACEKTGYSAQLEFKLKPFLGSSDCVNQISGKIKLGKEVLATLEGHWDSEIFINDKKTGTMDTFWDPTPELRQNRLTRYTVPPEEQGDFESERLWQHVTRAINNKDQTEATNEKFILEEAQRKAARERKAKCEEWIPALFEQDPITGEWHYRYADTRPWDPLNDLIQFEIDGCIQTKVRHRTPMVTVPKRKHKSDKPKSPESGCSSPEPDRHDSSGSERHKSKHNSRLRKKGPDLSELQSAIDSIKQTQEDINRSVAALRMRSAGRAENTSFLQQRDYVVIACLVVLQVLINYIFK, encoded by the exons ATGATGAAGGAGGAGGGCCTGCTGAACCGCCGGCGGTTTTCCACGTGCGGCGGGACGGCGTCGCTTCGACCTCCGCACCCGGACGGACGCAAACTCATCCGCAACGCCTCCTTCGGGGGCTATAACGAACTGTCGCCCATCTCGCTTCCAG GTTTTGAGAGAGTAAAGGAGGACCTTCTTCCTCTGCCTTTGAAAGAGGATTCGAATTCCATATCAAAGAGCAAG TCTGAAACCAAGCTGTACAATGGCTCAGATAAGGATGTGCCAGCGTCTGGCGGAAAGCTCACCAAGAAGGAGTCCCTCAAG gtgcagaagaagaactacagagaagaaaagaaaagggcgACCAAGGAACTACTTAGCACCATCACAGACCCTTCTGTTATCGTCATGGCCGACTGGCTGAAG ATCCGAGGCACGCTGAAGAGCTGGACCAAGCTGTGGTGCGTGCTGAAGCCGGGCGTCCTCCTCATATACAAGACTCACAAAAATGGCCAGTGGGTGGGAACGGTGCTGCTGAACGCCTGCGAGCTCATCGAGAGGCCGTCCAAGAAGGACGGCTTCTGCTTCAAGCTCTTTCACCCGCTGGAGCAGTCCATCTGGGCGGTGAAG GGTCCTAAAGGAGAGGCAGTGGGCTCCATCACGCAGCCGTTACCCAGCAGCCACCTCATCTTCCGCGCCGCATCAGAGTCTGATG GGCGATGCTGGATGGATGCCTTGGAGCTGGCCCTGAAGTGCTCCAGCCTGCTGAAGAGGACCATGATCCGGGAGGGGAAGGAGGACATGAGCACAGTGTCCGCCGGTGGAGAGCACTCCATTAACTTCTACAGCCTCCTCAGAGCCCACAACATGCAAGGCTTCCA GTTCAACGACAGCGACCACCTAAAAGACCCGGACCTGTACTCGGACAAGTCGGACCGGGAGGGCGAACAGGACCACGAGGAGTCGGACCCTGAGGGCCTGGAGGAGAGCGACAGCGACACGTCGGAGCGCCAGGACGACTCGTACATAGACCTGGACCCCAACGAGCACCTGCGGGAAACCCCGTACATGGAGCAGTCGCACGAAGAGCTGGGGGAG GCCGGCGAGGCTGCACAGACGGAGACCGTGTCCGAGGAGAATAAGTCTCTGATCTGGACTCTGCTGAAGCAGGTGCGGCCAGGCATGGATCTGTCCAAGGTCGTCCTGCCCACCTTCATCCTGGAGCCGAGGTCCTTCCTGGACAAGCTGTCTGACTACTACTACCACGCAGACTTCCTGTCCGA AGCTGCAGTTGAAGAGAATGCCTACAACCGGATGAAGAAGGTGGTGAAATGGTACATCTCTGGATTTTACAAAAAGCCAAAG GGGTTGAAGAAGCCGTACAACCCCATCATTGGAGAGACGTACCGGTGCATGTGGCTCCATCAGAAGACCAACAGCAAGACTTTTTACATCGCAGAACAG GTCTCTCACCATCCGCCAGTGTCGGCCTTCTACGTCAGCAACAGGAAAGATGGGTTCTGCCTCAGCGGCAGCATCCTCGCCAAGTCCAAGTTCTACG GAAACTCCCTGTCAGCCATTTTAGACGGAGAGGCTCGGCTCACCTTCCTCAACCGAGGGGAGGACTACGTTATGAACATGCCCTATGCGCACTGTAAAG GCATACTGTACGGAACCATGACCTTGGAGCTGGGAGGTCAGATCACCATTGCGTGTGAGAAAACGGGCTACAGCGCTCAGCTGGAGTTCAAACTCAAG CCGTTCCTGGGCAGCAGCGATTGTGTCAATCAGATCTCTGGGAAGATCAAGCTGGGAAAGGAGGTCCTGGCTACTCTAGAGGGACACTGG GACAGTGAGATCTTCATCAACGACAAGAAAACGGGGACGATGGATACCTTCTGGGACCCGACGCCGGAGCTGAGGCAGAACAGGCTGACGCGCTACACCGTCCCACCTGAAGAGCAGGGGGACTTCGAGTCAGAAAG ACTGTGGCAGCACGTGACTCGAGCGATCAACAACAAGGACCAGACGGAGGCCACCAACGAGAAGTTCATCCTGGAGGAAGCTCAGAGGAAGGCGGCCCGGGAGCGCAAAGCCAAATGCGAGGAGTGGATCCCCGCCCTGTTCGAGCAGGACCCCATCACCGGAGAGTGGCATTACAGATATGCCGA CACCAGGCCTTGGGATCCGCTCAACGACCTGATTCAGTTTGAGATAGACGGCTGCATCCAGACCAAGGTCCGACACCGCACCCCTATG GTAACGGTGCCaaagagaaaacacaagagCGACAAGCCCAAGAGCCCGGAGAGCGGCTGCTCCTCACCAGAACCTGATCGCCATGACTCATCGGGGAGCGAAC GACACAAAAGCAAGCATAACAGTCGGCTGAGGAAAAAGGGTCCAGACCTCAGCGAACTTCAAAGTGCCATCGACTCCATAAAGCAGACGCAGGAGGACATTAACAG GAGCGTCGCGGCGCTCCGGATGCGTTCAGCAGGCCGGGCGGAGAACACTTCCTTCCTCCAGCAGCGGGACTACGTCGTCATCGCCTGCCTCGTCGTCCTTCAGGTTCTCATCAACTACATTTTCAAGTAG
- the osbpl8 gene encoding oxysterol-binding protein-related protein 8 isoform X4: MSQRQAKERDKEKEKEKEAGLQTPNREHIATPSNLSPGVSYTHGFERVKEDLLPLPLKEDSNSISKSKSETKLYNGSDKDVPASGGKLTKKESLKVQKKNYREEKKRATKELLSTITDPSVIVMADWLKIRGTLKSWTKLWCVLKPGVLLIYKTHKNGQWVGTVLLNACELIERPSKKDGFCFKLFHPLEQSIWAVKGPKGEAVGSITQPLPSSHLIFRAASESDGRCWMDALELALKCSSLLKRTMIREGKEDMSTVSAGGEHSINFYSLLRAHNMQGFQFNDSDHLKDPDLYSDKSDREGEQDHEESDPEGLEESDSDTSERQDDSYIDLDPNEHLRETPYMEQSHEELGEAGEAAQTETVSEENKSLIWTLLKQVRPGMDLSKVVLPTFILEPRSFLDKLSDYYYHADFLSEAAVEENAYNRMKKVVKWYISGFYKKPKGLKKPYNPIIGETYRCMWLHQKTNSKTFYIAEQVSHHPPVSAFYVSNRKDGFCLSGSILAKSKFYGNSLSAILDGEARLTFLNRGEDYVMNMPYAHCKGILYGTMTLELGGQITIACEKTGYSAQLEFKLKPFLGSSDCVNQISGKIKLGKEVLATLEGHWDSEIFINDKKTGTMDTFWDPTPELRQNRLTRYTVPPEEQGDFESERLWQHVTRAINNKDQTEATNEKFILEEAQRKAARERKAKCEEWIPALFEQDPITGEWHYRYADTRPWDPLNDLIQFEIDGCIQTKVRHRTPMVRSGSLISLSNQGPRRDNCKCQVTVPKRKHKSDKPKSPESGCSSPEPDRHDSSGSERHKSKHNSRLRKKGPDLSELQSAIDSIKQTQEDINRSVAALRMRSAGRAENTSFLQQRDYVVIACLVVLQVLINYIFK; this comes from the exons ATGAGCCAACGCCAGGCGAAGGAGCGGGAtaaggagaaggagaaagagaaggaggcGGGCCTTCAAACGCCCAACAGGGAGCACATAGCCACGCCCTCTAACCTCAGCCCAGGGGTCAGCTACACCCACG GTTTTGAGAGAGTAAAGGAGGACCTTCTTCCTCTGCCTTTGAAAGAGGATTCGAATTCCATATCAAAGAGCAAG TCTGAAACCAAGCTGTACAATGGCTCAGATAAGGATGTGCCAGCGTCTGGCGGAAAGCTCACCAAGAAGGAGTCCCTCAAG gtgcagaagaagaactacagagaagaaaagaaaagggcgACCAAGGAACTACTTAGCACCATCACAGACCCTTCTGTTATCGTCATGGCCGACTGGCTGAAG ATCCGAGGCACGCTGAAGAGCTGGACCAAGCTGTGGTGCGTGCTGAAGCCGGGCGTCCTCCTCATATACAAGACTCACAAAAATGGCCAGTGGGTGGGAACGGTGCTGCTGAACGCCTGCGAGCTCATCGAGAGGCCGTCCAAGAAGGACGGCTTCTGCTTCAAGCTCTTTCACCCGCTGGAGCAGTCCATCTGGGCGGTGAAG GGTCCTAAAGGAGAGGCAGTGGGCTCCATCACGCAGCCGTTACCCAGCAGCCACCTCATCTTCCGCGCCGCATCAGAGTCTGATG GGCGATGCTGGATGGATGCCTTGGAGCTGGCCCTGAAGTGCTCCAGCCTGCTGAAGAGGACCATGATCCGGGAGGGGAAGGAGGACATGAGCACAGTGTCCGCCGGTGGAGAGCACTCCATTAACTTCTACAGCCTCCTCAGAGCCCACAACATGCAAGGCTTCCA GTTCAACGACAGCGACCACCTAAAAGACCCGGACCTGTACTCGGACAAGTCGGACCGGGAGGGCGAACAGGACCACGAGGAGTCGGACCCTGAGGGCCTGGAGGAGAGCGACAGCGACACGTCGGAGCGCCAGGACGACTCGTACATAGACCTGGACCCCAACGAGCACCTGCGGGAAACCCCGTACATGGAGCAGTCGCACGAAGAGCTGGGGGAG GCCGGCGAGGCTGCACAGACGGAGACCGTGTCCGAGGAGAATAAGTCTCTGATCTGGACTCTGCTGAAGCAGGTGCGGCCAGGCATGGATCTGTCCAAGGTCGTCCTGCCCACCTTCATCCTGGAGCCGAGGTCCTTCCTGGACAAGCTGTCTGACTACTACTACCACGCAGACTTCCTGTCCGA AGCTGCAGTTGAAGAGAATGCCTACAACCGGATGAAGAAGGTGGTGAAATGGTACATCTCTGGATTTTACAAAAAGCCAAAG GGGTTGAAGAAGCCGTACAACCCCATCATTGGAGAGACGTACCGGTGCATGTGGCTCCATCAGAAGACCAACAGCAAGACTTTTTACATCGCAGAACAG GTCTCTCACCATCCGCCAGTGTCGGCCTTCTACGTCAGCAACAGGAAAGATGGGTTCTGCCTCAGCGGCAGCATCCTCGCCAAGTCCAAGTTCTACG GAAACTCCCTGTCAGCCATTTTAGACGGAGAGGCTCGGCTCACCTTCCTCAACCGAGGGGAGGACTACGTTATGAACATGCCCTATGCGCACTGTAAAG GCATACTGTACGGAACCATGACCTTGGAGCTGGGAGGTCAGATCACCATTGCGTGTGAGAAAACGGGCTACAGCGCTCAGCTGGAGTTCAAACTCAAG CCGTTCCTGGGCAGCAGCGATTGTGTCAATCAGATCTCTGGGAAGATCAAGCTGGGAAAGGAGGTCCTGGCTACTCTAGAGGGACACTGG GACAGTGAGATCTTCATCAACGACAAGAAAACGGGGACGATGGATACCTTCTGGGACCCGACGCCGGAGCTGAGGCAGAACAGGCTGACGCGCTACACCGTCCCACCTGAAGAGCAGGGGGACTTCGAGTCAGAAAG ACTGTGGCAGCACGTGACTCGAGCGATCAACAACAAGGACCAGACGGAGGCCACCAACGAGAAGTTCATCCTGGAGGAAGCTCAGAGGAAGGCGGCCCGGGAGCGCAAAGCCAAATGCGAGGAGTGGATCCCCGCCCTGTTCGAGCAGGACCCCATCACCGGAGAGTGGCATTACAGATATGCCGA CACCAGGCCTTGGGATCCGCTCAACGACCTGATTCAGTTTGAGATAGACGGCTGCATCCAGACCAAGGTCCGACACCGCACCCCTATGGTACGTTCTGGCAGTCTTATTAGTCTGAGTAACCAGGGGCCGCGGAGGGACAATTGCAAGTGCCAG GTAACGGTGCCaaagagaaaacacaagagCGACAAGCCCAAGAGCCCGGAGAGCGGCTGCTCCTCACCAGAACCTGATCGCCATGACTCATCGGGGAGCGAAC GACACAAAAGCAAGCATAACAGTCGGCTGAGGAAAAAGGGTCCAGACCTCAGCGAACTTCAAAGTGCCATCGACTCCATAAAGCAGACGCAGGAGGACATTAACAG GAGCGTCGCGGCGCTCCGGATGCGTTCAGCAGGCCGGGCGGAGAACACTTCCTTCCTCCAGCAGCGGGACTACGTCGTCATCGCCTGCCTCGTCGTCCTTCAGGTTCTCATCAACTACATTTTCAAGTAG
- the osbpl8 gene encoding oxysterol-binding protein-related protein 8 isoform X3 has protein sequence MMKEEGLLNRRRFSTCGGTASLRPPHPDGRKLIRNASFGGYNELSPISLPGFERVKEDLLPLPLKEDSNSISKSKSETKLYNGSDKDVPASGGKLTKKESLKVQKKNYREEKKRATKELLSTITDPSVIVMADWLKIRGTLKSWTKLWCVLKPGVLLIYKTHKNGQWVGTVLLNACELIERPSKKDGFCFKLFHPLEQSIWAVKGPKGEAVGSITQPLPSSHLIFRAASESDGRCWMDALELALKCSSLLKRTMIREGKEDMSTVSAGGEHSINFYSLLRAHNMQGFQFNDSDHLKDPDLYSDKSDREGEQDHEESDPEGLEESDSDTSERQDDSYIDLDPNEHLRETPYMEQSHEELGEAGEAAQTETVSEENKSLIWTLLKQVRPGMDLSKVVLPTFILEPRSFLDKLSDYYYHADFLSEAAVEENAYNRMKKVVKWYISGFYKKPKGLKKPYNPIIGETYRCMWLHQKTNSKTFYIAEQVSHHPPVSAFYVSNRKDGFCLSGSILAKSKFYGNSLSAILDGEARLTFLNRGEDYVMNMPYAHCKGILYGTMTLELGGQITIACEKTGYSAQLEFKLKPFLGSSDCVNQISGKIKLGKEVLATLEGHWDSEIFINDKKTGTMDTFWDPTPELRQNRLTRYTVPPEEQGDFESERLWQHVTRAINNKDQTEATNEKFILEEAQRKAARERKAKCEEWIPALFEQDPITGEWHYRYADTRPWDPLNDLIQFEIDGCIQTKVRHRTPMVRSGSLISLSNQGPRRDNCKCQVTVPKRKHKSDKPKSPESGCSSPEPDRHDSSGSERHKSKHNSRLRKKGPDLSELQSAIDSIKQTQEDINRSVAALRMRSAGRAENTSFLQQRDYVVIACLVVLQVLINYIFK, from the exons ATGATGAAGGAGGAGGGCCTGCTGAACCGCCGGCGGTTTTCCACGTGCGGCGGGACGGCGTCGCTTCGACCTCCGCACCCGGACGGACGCAAACTCATCCGCAACGCCTCCTTCGGGGGCTATAACGAACTGTCGCCCATCTCGCTTCCAG GTTTTGAGAGAGTAAAGGAGGACCTTCTTCCTCTGCCTTTGAAAGAGGATTCGAATTCCATATCAAAGAGCAAG TCTGAAACCAAGCTGTACAATGGCTCAGATAAGGATGTGCCAGCGTCTGGCGGAAAGCTCACCAAGAAGGAGTCCCTCAAG gtgcagaagaagaactacagagaagaaaagaaaagggcgACCAAGGAACTACTTAGCACCATCACAGACCCTTCTGTTATCGTCATGGCCGACTGGCTGAAG ATCCGAGGCACGCTGAAGAGCTGGACCAAGCTGTGGTGCGTGCTGAAGCCGGGCGTCCTCCTCATATACAAGACTCACAAAAATGGCCAGTGGGTGGGAACGGTGCTGCTGAACGCCTGCGAGCTCATCGAGAGGCCGTCCAAGAAGGACGGCTTCTGCTTCAAGCTCTTTCACCCGCTGGAGCAGTCCATCTGGGCGGTGAAG GGTCCTAAAGGAGAGGCAGTGGGCTCCATCACGCAGCCGTTACCCAGCAGCCACCTCATCTTCCGCGCCGCATCAGAGTCTGATG GGCGATGCTGGATGGATGCCTTGGAGCTGGCCCTGAAGTGCTCCAGCCTGCTGAAGAGGACCATGATCCGGGAGGGGAAGGAGGACATGAGCACAGTGTCCGCCGGTGGAGAGCACTCCATTAACTTCTACAGCCTCCTCAGAGCCCACAACATGCAAGGCTTCCA GTTCAACGACAGCGACCACCTAAAAGACCCGGACCTGTACTCGGACAAGTCGGACCGGGAGGGCGAACAGGACCACGAGGAGTCGGACCCTGAGGGCCTGGAGGAGAGCGACAGCGACACGTCGGAGCGCCAGGACGACTCGTACATAGACCTGGACCCCAACGAGCACCTGCGGGAAACCCCGTACATGGAGCAGTCGCACGAAGAGCTGGGGGAG GCCGGCGAGGCTGCACAGACGGAGACCGTGTCCGAGGAGAATAAGTCTCTGATCTGGACTCTGCTGAAGCAGGTGCGGCCAGGCATGGATCTGTCCAAGGTCGTCCTGCCCACCTTCATCCTGGAGCCGAGGTCCTTCCTGGACAAGCTGTCTGACTACTACTACCACGCAGACTTCCTGTCCGA AGCTGCAGTTGAAGAGAATGCCTACAACCGGATGAAGAAGGTGGTGAAATGGTACATCTCTGGATTTTACAAAAAGCCAAAG GGGTTGAAGAAGCCGTACAACCCCATCATTGGAGAGACGTACCGGTGCATGTGGCTCCATCAGAAGACCAACAGCAAGACTTTTTACATCGCAGAACAG GTCTCTCACCATCCGCCAGTGTCGGCCTTCTACGTCAGCAACAGGAAAGATGGGTTCTGCCTCAGCGGCAGCATCCTCGCCAAGTCCAAGTTCTACG GAAACTCCCTGTCAGCCATTTTAGACGGAGAGGCTCGGCTCACCTTCCTCAACCGAGGGGAGGACTACGTTATGAACATGCCCTATGCGCACTGTAAAG GCATACTGTACGGAACCATGACCTTGGAGCTGGGAGGTCAGATCACCATTGCGTGTGAGAAAACGGGCTACAGCGCTCAGCTGGAGTTCAAACTCAAG CCGTTCCTGGGCAGCAGCGATTGTGTCAATCAGATCTCTGGGAAGATCAAGCTGGGAAAGGAGGTCCTGGCTACTCTAGAGGGACACTGG GACAGTGAGATCTTCATCAACGACAAGAAAACGGGGACGATGGATACCTTCTGGGACCCGACGCCGGAGCTGAGGCAGAACAGGCTGACGCGCTACACCGTCCCACCTGAAGAGCAGGGGGACTTCGAGTCAGAAAG ACTGTGGCAGCACGTGACTCGAGCGATCAACAACAAGGACCAGACGGAGGCCACCAACGAGAAGTTCATCCTGGAGGAAGCTCAGAGGAAGGCGGCCCGGGAGCGCAAAGCCAAATGCGAGGAGTGGATCCCCGCCCTGTTCGAGCAGGACCCCATCACCGGAGAGTGGCATTACAGATATGCCGA CACCAGGCCTTGGGATCCGCTCAACGACCTGATTCAGTTTGAGATAGACGGCTGCATCCAGACCAAGGTCCGACACCGCACCCCTATGGTACGTTCTGGCAGTCTTATTAGTCTGAGTAACCAGGGGCCGCGGAGGGACAATTGCAAGTGCCAG GTAACGGTGCCaaagagaaaacacaagagCGACAAGCCCAAGAGCCCGGAGAGCGGCTGCTCCTCACCAGAACCTGATCGCCATGACTCATCGGGGAGCGAAC GACACAAAAGCAAGCATAACAGTCGGCTGAGGAAAAAGGGTCCAGACCTCAGCGAACTTCAAAGTGCCATCGACTCCATAAAGCAGACGCAGGAGGACATTAACAG GAGCGTCGCGGCGCTCCGGATGCGTTCAGCAGGCCGGGCGGAGAACACTTCCTTCCTCCAGCAGCGGGACTACGTCGTCATCGCCTGCCTCGTCGTCCTTCAGGTTCTCATCAACTACATTTTCAAGTAG
- the osbpl8 gene encoding oxysterol-binding protein-related protein 8 isoform X2 — MESSSESQLEPETTLHHAELREHHAASGAITSTDDPILLTPGRMSQRQAKERDKEKEKEKEAGLQTPNREHIATPSNLSPGVSYTHGFERVKEDLLPLPLKEDSNSISKSKSETKLYNGSDKDVPASGGKLTKKESLKVQKKNYREEKKRATKELLSTITDPSVIVMADWLKIRGTLKSWTKLWCVLKPGVLLIYKTHKNGQWVGTVLLNACELIERPSKKDGFCFKLFHPLEQSIWAVKGPKGEAVGSITQPLPSSHLIFRAASESDGRCWMDALELALKCSSLLKRTMIREGKEDMSTVSAGGEHSINFYSLLRAHNMQGFQFNDSDHLKDPDLYSDKSDREGEQDHEESDPEGLEESDSDTSERQDDSYIDLDPNEHLRETPYMEQSHEELGEAGEAAQTETVSEENKSLIWTLLKQVRPGMDLSKVVLPTFILEPRSFLDKLSDYYYHADFLSEAAVEENAYNRMKKVVKWYISGFYKKPKGLKKPYNPIIGETYRCMWLHQKTNSKTFYIAEQVSHHPPVSAFYVSNRKDGFCLSGSILAKSKFYGNSLSAILDGEARLTFLNRGEDYVMNMPYAHCKGILYGTMTLELGGQITIACEKTGYSAQLEFKLKPFLGSSDCVNQISGKIKLGKEVLATLEGHWDSEIFINDKKTGTMDTFWDPTPELRQNRLTRYTVPPEEQGDFESERLWQHVTRAINNKDQTEATNEKFILEEAQRKAARERKAKCEEWIPALFEQDPITGEWHYRYADTRPWDPLNDLIQFEIDGCIQTKVRHRTPMVTVPKRKHKSDKPKSPESGCSSPEPDRHDSSGSERHKSKHNSRLRKKGPDLSELQSAIDSIKQTQEDINRSVAALRMRSAGRAENTSFLQQRDYVVIACLVVLQVLINYIFK; from the exons CACCATGCAGAGTTGAGAGAGCATCATGCCGCCTCTG GTGCTATAACGTCCACCGATGACCCCATCCTTCTGACCCCAGGCAGGATGAGCCAACGCCAGGCGAAGGAGCGGGAtaaggagaaggagaaagagaaggaggcGGGCCTTCAAACGCCCAACAGGGAGCACATAGCCACGCCCTCTAACCTCAGCCCAGGGGTCAGCTACACCCACG GTTTTGAGAGAGTAAAGGAGGACCTTCTTCCTCTGCCTTTGAAAGAGGATTCGAATTCCATATCAAAGAGCAAG TCTGAAACCAAGCTGTACAATGGCTCAGATAAGGATGTGCCAGCGTCTGGCGGAAAGCTCACCAAGAAGGAGTCCCTCAAG gtgcagaagaagaactacagagaagaaaagaaaagggcgACCAAGGAACTACTTAGCACCATCACAGACCCTTCTGTTATCGTCATGGCCGACTGGCTGAAG ATCCGAGGCACGCTGAAGAGCTGGACCAAGCTGTGGTGCGTGCTGAAGCCGGGCGTCCTCCTCATATACAAGACTCACAAAAATGGCCAGTGGGTGGGAACGGTGCTGCTGAACGCCTGCGAGCTCATCGAGAGGCCGTCCAAGAAGGACGGCTTCTGCTTCAAGCTCTTTCACCCGCTGGAGCAGTCCATCTGGGCGGTGAAG GGTCCTAAAGGAGAGGCAGTGGGCTCCATCACGCAGCCGTTACCCAGCAGCCACCTCATCTTCCGCGCCGCATCAGAGTCTGATG GGCGATGCTGGATGGATGCCTTGGAGCTGGCCCTGAAGTGCTCCAGCCTGCTGAAGAGGACCATGATCCGGGAGGGGAAGGAGGACATGAGCACAGTGTCCGCCGGTGGAGAGCACTCCATTAACTTCTACAGCCTCCTCAGAGCCCACAACATGCAAGGCTTCCA GTTCAACGACAGCGACCACCTAAAAGACCCGGACCTGTACTCGGACAAGTCGGACCGGGAGGGCGAACAGGACCACGAGGAGTCGGACCCTGAGGGCCTGGAGGAGAGCGACAGCGACACGTCGGAGCGCCAGGACGACTCGTACATAGACCTGGACCCCAACGAGCACCTGCGGGAAACCCCGTACATGGAGCAGTCGCACGAAGAGCTGGGGGAG GCCGGCGAGGCTGCACAGACGGAGACCGTGTCCGAGGAGAATAAGTCTCTGATCTGGACTCTGCTGAAGCAGGTGCGGCCAGGCATGGATCTGTCCAAGGTCGTCCTGCCCACCTTCATCCTGGAGCCGAGGTCCTTCCTGGACAAGCTGTCTGACTACTACTACCACGCAGACTTCCTGTCCGA AGCTGCAGTTGAAGAGAATGCCTACAACCGGATGAAGAAGGTGGTGAAATGGTACATCTCTGGATTTTACAAAAAGCCAAAG GGGTTGAAGAAGCCGTACAACCCCATCATTGGAGAGACGTACCGGTGCATGTGGCTCCATCAGAAGACCAACAGCAAGACTTTTTACATCGCAGAACAG GTCTCTCACCATCCGCCAGTGTCGGCCTTCTACGTCAGCAACAGGAAAGATGGGTTCTGCCTCAGCGGCAGCATCCTCGCCAAGTCCAAGTTCTACG GAAACTCCCTGTCAGCCATTTTAGACGGAGAGGCTCGGCTCACCTTCCTCAACCGAGGGGAGGACTACGTTATGAACATGCCCTATGCGCACTGTAAAG GCATACTGTACGGAACCATGACCTTGGAGCTGGGAGGTCAGATCACCATTGCGTGTGAGAAAACGGGCTACAGCGCTCAGCTGGAGTTCAAACTCAAG CCGTTCCTGGGCAGCAGCGATTGTGTCAATCAGATCTCTGGGAAGATCAAGCTGGGAAAGGAGGTCCTGGCTACTCTAGAGGGACACTGG GACAGTGAGATCTTCATCAACGACAAGAAAACGGGGACGATGGATACCTTCTGGGACCCGACGCCGGAGCTGAGGCAGAACAGGCTGACGCGCTACACCGTCCCACCTGAAGAGCAGGGGGACTTCGAGTCAGAAAG ACTGTGGCAGCACGTGACTCGAGCGATCAACAACAAGGACCAGACGGAGGCCACCAACGAGAAGTTCATCCTGGAGGAAGCTCAGAGGAAGGCGGCCCGGGAGCGCAAAGCCAAATGCGAGGAGTGGATCCCCGCCCTGTTCGAGCAGGACCCCATCACCGGAGAGTGGCATTACAGATATGCCGA CACCAGGCCTTGGGATCCGCTCAACGACCTGATTCAGTTTGAGATAGACGGCTGCATCCAGACCAAGGTCCGACACCGCACCCCTATG GTAACGGTGCCaaagagaaaacacaagagCGACAAGCCCAAGAGCCCGGAGAGCGGCTGCTCCTCACCAGAACCTGATCGCCATGACTCATCGGGGAGCGAAC GACACAAAAGCAAGCATAACAGTCGGCTGAGGAAAAAGGGTCCAGACCTCAGCGAACTTCAAAGTGCCATCGACTCCATAAAGCAGACGCAGGAGGACATTAACAG GAGCGTCGCGGCGCTCCGGATGCGTTCAGCAGGCCGGGCGGAGAACACTTCCTTCCTCCAGCAGCGGGACTACGTCGTCATCGCCTGCCTCGTCGTCCTTCAGGTTCTCATCAACTACATTTTCAAGTAG